The DNA segment CTGGGTTAATGGTTAACAAGAGGCTTTTTAGTCAAACAGGGTAGCAGGGAGAAAAGCATGAAAGCGGTAGTTATCCGTCGGCATGGGTCGGCTGAGGTGTTGCAATACGAAGACGTGGCGCAGCCGCAAATTAAACCGAATCAGTTACTTGTGAAGGTTCATGCAAGTAGCGTTAATCCTATTGACTGGAAAATACGCCAGGGAATGTTGAGTTTACTCACAGGTAATCAGTTTCCTCTGATTTTGGGGTTTGATATTGCTGGTGAAGTGGTAGCTGTTGGTTCGCAGGTGACAGGTTTTCAGCCAGGAGATGCAGTTTATGGGAGTACTAACTTTCCTGGAGGCGCTTATGCGGAATTTGCCGCCGTCCCAGAAAATTTAATTGCTTCCAAACCGAAGAACTTGACTTATGAGGAAGCGGCTACTGTGCCTTTAGCGGCGCTAACGGCTCTGCAAGCACTGCGCGACCAAGGAAATATAAAATCAGGTCAAGCTGTGCTAATTAATGGCGCTGCGGGTGGGGTAGGTATGTTTGCAGTGCAGATTGCTAAGGCTTTAGGGACTGAGGTAACGGGTGTTTGTAGTACCAAAAATTTGGAGTTTGTGAAATCTTTGGGAGCAGATAGAGTAATTGATTATACCCAAGAAGATTTTACAGAAAATAGTAGGCAGTACGATATTATATTTGATGCCGTGGGCAAGCGATCGCTCTCTAACTGCAAACGAGTCCTCAAACCCAACGGGATTTATATCTCGACGTTACCCACACCGGAAGTTTTAATCCAGAGTGTGTTAACGGCGTTCCTTCCTGGTCAAAAAGCCAAGTTTGTGATTGAGAGACCTAACACGCAAGACTTGGTTTATCTCAAAGAATTGATAGAAGCTGGTAAAATGCGAACCGTGATTGACCGGACTTTTGCCTTGGCTGAAATTGCGGCGGCTCATAGTTATAGTGAGAGTGAAAGGACTGTGGGAAAAATTGCCATAGTCGTGCTTCAAGACTGATTCAGCCAAGTCTGAATTTCATTAACTAACCAACCACATTCTTCCTCATTTAAGCGCCAATTTAAGCGAATGCGATGACGATATGTGCGAATAACTACTTGCCAGTTGTTAGCTCCTGTAGAAAATTGATTAGAGGAATTTTCATTTTGTTGACATACATAGATAGAGCGAATATTTGTAATCAAGTCAGAGGTTGACTCAAATTTACCAAACCAGCAGTTCTTAAATACAAAATACTTTGCTTTTGCATCAAAATGAATATAACCGCCATAATGATTTTTGTTAATCGAGTTAACATTTCTATCTCTATTTAGAAGTTTTTTGATTAATACATCAATTTCTTTGTTAGTTGAATCGTCTAGTATCTTCCATCTAAGTATTGACCAGAATAATATAATAAATCCAGTGATTCCCAACAATTCCCAGCCACCAATAAAAAACAAAAAGATTGGGATCAATATCAGCAATTTTTTGTATTGTACTGGTTCTTTATATCTATAAATCTCTAATTCTTCTGTGGACTTTTTAGTGACAACAAGAAAAGGTCTGACAAGGTGTATAACTGGATTATTTTTGGAAAAAAAACTTTGACTATAACTAGATTGCATTTTCTGAAAAAGTAACTCAAGGGCTTCATTCGCAGTGGCAAATCTTTGTTCCAAAGCTGGTTCAGTTAGTTTTTCAATCCAACTCACAAAATTGGCGCTTACACTGGTGTGACCTGCAAATTGAATTCGCAAATTATTCTGAGGTAATTCACCAGGAGCTACACCTGTGAGTAAATGAATTAAAGTAGCTCCCAAACCATAGAGGTCAGAAGCTGGTACAGCTCGTCCCCAAAACTGTTCCATTGGCGTATAGCCCACAGTACCCACCACAGTGAAGGTTAATCCTGTCACAGCCATGCGGTCTTGTACTGCACCAAAATCTACAAGATATATCTGTTTATCTTCACCCTGAATCAAGTTACTAGGTTTAATATCTCGATGGAGAACCGCAGGATTTAATTGGTGCAGATAAATCAAAATCTGCAAAATTTCTTTGGCAATTTGCTTGAGTTCCGACTCACTAAATTTTGTGCCTTTTGCCAACAACTCTTGTAAAGTGTAACCAGGAATATAATCTTGTACCAAACCCCACCAACTCAGACCTGATGCTGGTTGTTGGTCAACTAAAAAGTAATCTCTGTAGCGGGGTATTCTCTCGTGATTGAGATTTTGCAATACTTGAGCTTCGCGCTCAAATAATTTCACATCATCCCAGTTAAGTTCATTACTAAAAACCAGAAGTTTTAAAATTACTAACTCATGATTTGTACTATCTAAATCTTCTGCTAGCCAAGTTTGACGACCAGCCATAGTATGACCTAACTGTTTTTGCAGTTGATATCTTTCTTGCAATATTTGCCCTGAGTTAAACACAATATCACTCCTATATTTATTTAAGGCTATGACTGCGCGAAATACTTTTATTTATGATCAAGTGAGCTTATTTATAAACAAAAATAAATTGTAGCGTATTGGTAATGACTCTGTTGAGGTTTTGTAATAAATGTATTCTTGATTTTAACATTGGATATTTAAAAGTGTGGTAATTTATATAAAATGTAAAATTTAGTTAATTGTGAAACTATTTTGTAAGTAAAATTACGTTGTAGATTATCAAAGTTGATATGTATTTGTAGAGGCGATCGCATACTATAGATTTAGCCTGATGTGACCAACGCTGAACGATAGTGAATCCCAGGTTTAATATCAATTCCGGTTGAATACTGACTAAACTCGCCAAACCTCTGCTATGTCTCCCCTCCTCGCTTGCGGGGAGGGGTTGGGGGAGGGGTTCAATGATTGTGGTAATGGTAGCTTTTATTTGTACTGTTGATCTGATTACCCCAGACTTAAGAATAAGTGCAAATAATACCAGATATTTCTGTAATTACCCTGAAAAACAGGAATATCAGGTAATCTACGTATATAATCGTAGTTAAAATCGCAACAAATACAAGTATGATTATAGATTGGTTAGCTGTTTGGGGTGTTACTCAGGCTGTCGGCTTTATTTTTAAACCGATTTTTGAGGACTTAGCTAAAGATATCGCCAAGGACTGGGCTAAAGACTACTTAAAAAGCATTCCTCAGCGCTTTTTAGATAAACTCAAAAAAGAAGATATTGAAATTGCTGCTGGTAAAGCCTTGAAAGAATTTCTCGAACTGATGCAGCAGGAATTAGAAGATGCAGATTTAGAAGAAGCCGAACTTAAAAAATATATTCAGCCTTTAAAGAAGTTTATTCATAATCCAGTTATTAAAGAGATTTTAGGCTCTCCCTTCGGTATAGACTGCCAAAGTTTAGAATTTAAAGTCTTAGCCAATACTTGGTATCAAATGAATTTGCCTACTCTACCAGATAATTTTAAATGGGAAACACTGAGTAAACGGTATTTGAAAAAAGTTAAAGCAATTATTCGAGAATCAGATAAACTACGTCCTATTTTAGATTCCCAACATTTGGAAGCAGCTAAAGACAGTCTGCAAGAAATTGCTGGTATTCGTACAGATTTTGATTTAGAACGTTATCAAGAAGGGATTCGTGAGTGCTATGGAAATCTCAAGTTAGATAGTTTAGATACTAGCGGTTACGCCTATAATGAACTCAAGTTATGGCGGATGTTTATCGCTCAAAATGTCCGGGAAACGGATAAATTTTTACCACAAATTCACGAACTGCCTAAAGAACATTATAGACGACTGCACAAAAGTAACGAAATAGAAGCAGAACTGCAAGCAGAAGAATTAGAAAGACATAAACGGGTTTATTTAGAACAACCGATACTTTCAGTCTTGGATATTATCCACAAAAAGCAAAATTATAAATATATTGTCATTTTAGGTGATCCAGGTTCAGGCAAGTCTACATTATTGCAATTCCTTGCATTGAATTGGGCAGAAACACCTTTAAATAATGTAATTTCACCGCCAATTCCGTTACTTATTGAGTTACGCACTTATATGCGGCAACGGGAAGATAAAGAGTGCAAGAATTTTTTAGAATTTTTCCATAAATGTAGCGGTGCAGTTCATCACTTGAATCAACATCAACTAAATGAACAGCTAAATTCTGGTAACGCCTTGGTGATGTTTGATGGTTTAGATGAAGTATTTGATCCTGGTAAGCGAGAGGATGTAATTACCGATATCCATCGCTTTACTAATCAATATCCCAATGTGCAGGTAATTGTAACTTCTCGCATCATTGGCTATAAACCGCAAAAGTTACGTGATGCTGAGTTTCGCCACTTTATATTACAAGATTTAGAACCAAAACAAATTCAAGATTTTATTCATCGCTGGCATGAGTTAACTTTTAGCGATGAAGCGGATAAAGTTAGAAAACGGGAACGATTGCAAAGAGGAATTGAAACTTCCAAATCTATCGCAGAACTGGCAGGAAATCCCCTACTGTTGACGATGATGGCAATTCTTAATCGTAACCAAGAACTGCCAAGAGATAGAGCCGAACTTTACAATCAAGCATCGCGGGTACTGCTGCATCAATGGGACGTAGAACGCGCTTTGGTGGAAGATAAGCGGTTAGATCCTAAAACTATTGATTATAAAGATAAGCAAGCAATGCTGCGTCAGGTTGCTCATTATATGCAAACCAGTGGAAAAGATTTATCTGGTAACTCAATTAGTGCAGAGAATTTAGAGGGAATTCTCACTACATATCTGAAAACTATTGAATTTGACAAACCCAGAGATGCGGCGCGGGTGATGATTAATCAACTGCGAACTCGCAACTTTATGTTATGTTTTTTAGGTGCAGATTATTATGCCTTTGTGCATCGGACATTTTTGGAATTTTTCTGTGCTTCCGAATTTGTGAAGCGGTTTGAGAAGAGAGGAACTACAAATGGTATTAGCATAGAAGCATTAAAAGATGATGTTTTTGGCAAGCACTGGCAAGACGAAACTTGGCATGAAGTATTGCTGTTAATTGCGGGAATGATTGAAGCGGAATTTGTTGGCGAAATTCTTGATTATCTAATGAATGAAGATGGTGAACAAGAAAAATTCATCAACCTATTTTTAGCAGCTAAATGTCTTACAGAAGTGAGAAATCGTTCTGTAATTGCGACTACAGCTAAACAATTGCTTGACAAGATAAAAGCCTTAACTAAATATGACCTTTGGTATTATTACCACCCTTCTCAAGATTATAAAAAAATTAGGCTAGTTCAAGAAATTCGCACTCAAGCAGTTGCAGCGATTGCAACGACTTGGGACGATGACCCCCAAACCAAAACCTTCCTCCAACAACGCGCCACTGATGATGATAGTGAGTTTGTGCGATATGCAGCCATCCAAGCATTAGCCAGCAATTACAAAGAAGACACCCAAACCAAAACCTTCCTCCAACAACGCGCCACTGATGATGANNNNNNNNNNNNNNNNNNNNNNNNNNNNNNNNNNNNNNNNNNNNNNNNNNNNNNNNNNNNNNNNNNNNNNNNNNNNNNNNNNNNNNNNNNNNNNNNNNNNNNNNNNNNNNNNNNNNNNNNNNNNNNNNNNNNNNNNNNNNNNNNNNNNNNNNNNNNNNNNNNNNNNNNNNNNNNNNNNNNNNNNNNNNNNNNNNNNNNNNNNNNNNNNNNNNNNNNNNNNNNNNNNNNNNNNNNNNNNNNNNNNNNNNNNNNNNNNNNNNNNNNNNNNNNNNNNNNNNNNNNNNNNNNNNNNNNNNNNNNNNNNNNNNNNNNNNNNNNNNNNNNNNNNNNNNNNNNNNNNNNNNNNNNNNNNNNNNNNNNNNNNNNNNNNNNNNNNNNNNNNNNNNNNNNNNNNNNNNNNNNNNNNNNNNNNNNNNNNNNNNNNNNNNNNNNNNNNNNNNNNNNNNNNNNNNNNNNNNNNNNNNNNNNNNNNNNNNNNNNNNNNNNNNNNNNNNNNNNNNNNNNNNNNNNNNNNNNNNNNNNNNNNNNNNNNNNNNNNNNNNNNNNNNNNNNNNNNNNNNNNNNNNNNNNNNNNNNNNNNNNNNNNNNNNNNNNNNNNNNNNNNNNNNNNNNNNNNNNNNNNNNNNNNNNNNNNNNNNNNNNNNNNNNNNNNNNNNNNNNNNNNNNNNNNNNNNNNNNNNNNNNNNNNNNNNNNNNNNNNNNNNNNNNNNNNNNNNNNNNNNNNNNNNNNNNNNNNNNNNNNNNNNNNNNNNNNNNNNNNNNNNNNNNNNNNNNNNNNNNNNNNNNNNNNNNNNNNNNNNNNNNNNNNNNNNNNNNNNNNNNNNNNNNNNNNNNNNNNNNNNNNNNNNNNNNNNNNNNNNNNNNNNNNNNNNNNNNNNNNNNNNNNNNNNNNNNNNNNNNNNNNNNNNNNNNNNNNNNNNNNNNNNNNNNNNNNNNNNNNNNNNNNNNNNNNNNNNNNNNNNNNNNNNNNNNNNNNNNNNNNNNNNNNNNNNNNNNNNNNNNNNNNNNNNNNNNNNNNNGGCAAATATTTTAGAGAACAGCCTGAGTTATTTGATATCTATTACAATTGTGCTGTCAATGACCCCTGTGAGAGTGGAGGTATCTTGAACGAAAACCCTCGGCGCATTGCACTGGAGATAATTATCAAGCAATATCGTAAGCATCCCCAGACTTCTTCACTGTTGTGCGATAGAGCAGAAAATGACCCAGATGAGGAAGTGCGGAAGTATGCTCAGAAGATTTTAAAGCGGAGGGGAGAAGAAAAAGAATGAAATATACAATTATTATTCAATGGTCAGAAGAAGACCAGTGCTATGTAGTTTGGCTACCTGAGTTTACTAATGTAATGCAGCCTTGCACTCACGGAGATACCTATGAAGAAGCTTGCAAAAATGCTCAAGAAGTTTTAGAAATGTTAATTGAGACAGCTTTGGAAAATGGTGAATCTCTACCAGAACCGAAAACTCTAGAACAGTCATCACAAGTAGCATGAATTCAGATCCCCGATTTCTTGAAGAAGTCGGGGATCTTTGGGTTCGTAACTTCTTGAGAATTGCTATATAACTATTTACTTTTAGGAATAACTTTTCTAATACCACTTTTACCAACAGCATCGCCTTTGTAACGAGGAATGATATGAATGCTGGTGTGCATAACATTCTGCCCACCTTCTCGATTAATATTCATACCTACATTAAAACCATCTGGGGCAAATTCTGTCTTGAGCATTTCTTGGACTTTATTCACCATAAACCAGCAAGCAGACTGTTCTTTAAAAGGTAAATCAAAATAATTGCTGACATGACGTTTAGGAATAACTAAAGTATGTCCTTTACTTATAGGGTAGCCATCCAACATAGCATAGGCGGTGGCTGATTCGGTTAATAATCTCAGATGTTTATGAGGATTACAAAATATACAATAATTAGTTGAGTTTCGCTGCTGATTATAATGAACGTATTCATATACTTCCCGCATCTCATCTGCGTATAATGAATGAAATGGAAGTTTAGCTAGACATTGATATGTAGGTTTTTTATGCACATAATGTTCTCTAAACCCTTCTCTCTTAATATCCCTTCTCACAGCATAATAAGCTTTACCTCCTGGTTTTAATAAGTGCGATACTTCCATGAGGATATTAGCTTGTTCTTCTGGGAATAAAACATTTAAAACATAAAAACAAACTATGGTATCAAATTTACCTTGAGGATATTGGTCAAAATAATGAGGGTCATAACCTGTAATATCTAAGCCTTTTTGGCTGAGGATTTTTACATCATTACCAAAGCCACAACCAAAATCTAGGATTTTTCCTTGAAGCAGGTTTTGATTTAATAAAAATTGTGCCGGAAATGATAAATAAGTTCTTTCTATGGCGGTGAGATGGCTGAATAAGTTTTTTTGCTGTTTCATGGAATCTGGAGATGCAGGCTATCCTGTATTAGCACAGTTGATACTTAATCGCCTTAAGTAAATTCGCGGTCATAAATCAAATTCCGGTAATTGAGTTCGTAGTAAGTATCTCTAAGAGAGGACTAAAGTCCTCACTACAAACCTTTAATGATTTATTTTATGGTGTTATTGAAAGCAATTGGTGTAAGATATGTGTTTAGAAAAGTCATTATCTATATTTACAAAACGTATATATACACACAGACAACAAAACCTAAAATAAAATAAAGAAACCTGTTTTTTACTCAGCTAAATATTAGAATAAGAATCGTAGCTGAGTATACAGATATATCATTTGTTGTTCTCTCTACCTCATCTTGGCGCGCAAGTGAGTACAACTTAATATATTGCAAAATAACTTGCCTAATTCGCTGCAAACTCTTACAGGTAAAGTTTTTTGTGGTGAGTACAAAAATTCTGCCACCCTTACCCTAAAAACACCAGAACCCCCATTATTAAATACTAGCACCCCTACCCCAAGGGAAATTTAAAGTTTATCTTAAGTCAGGGTTTGAGATGGTTGAGTACAACTGTAATTAATCCAATAAATCCAATCGGCGTTTAATGTACTGTCCAGTTGGGAGTCACCTGATATAAGCATAAAAATAGCACATGGCTCTTTGAACCAAACACTACTGATGCAACAGTCATTAAACAGTACCAAAAACCGTCAGGCTGCAATCAAACCACGTTCTACAAATACATCCGTGCTGAAAAATTTGTTCTCTGGTACTTTTTTAGAACCACTATTGAGTGATTTTAAAATCATCTTTGAACGTGACCCAGCAGCACGGAATTGGCTAGAGGTGGTGTTTTGCTACCCTGGGTTACACGCTCTGTGTTTGCATCGTCTCGCCCACTGGTTACACTGTCGGGGTGTGGGTTTTATCCCGCGTCTGATTTCTCACTTGGCGCGATTTTTGACAGGAATTGAAATTCACCCAGGTGCAGAGATTGGTAAAGGTGTGTTTATCGACCACGGTATGGGTGTGGTGATTGGTGAAACTGCCATTGTGGGAAATTATACGCTAATTTATCAGGGTGTGACTCTGGGCGGTACTGGTAAAGAAAGTGGTAAGCGTCATCCTACGGTGGGTAACAACGTTGTGGTGGGTGCGGGTGCAAAAGTTTTGGGAAATATTCAAATTAGCGATCGCGTCCGCATTGGTGCAGGTTCTATTGTATTGCGTGATGTTCCCCCAGATGCAACCGTCGTCGGGATTCCTGGTAGAATTATCTCCCCCAAACAAAAAGTAAATCTGCATCCCCTAGAACATGGAAAACTCCCGGATGATCAAGCGACTGTAATTAGTTCTTTACTTTCCCGCATCGAGAAACTAGAACAACAATTACAAACCCCGAATATTCAACCCCAGGACAAAGAACTGCTGACCAAAAATCATTAACCATGTTTCCACCGAATAATTCCGACCCCCCAGGCTATCAAGTCTTACAGATTCCCTTGTGCGATCGCTGGCGAATTTGCCAACGTTTGCAAGAATTAAAGATTCCCTGTTGCTGTCACAGCGATGGTTCCCTACGAGTCAAAGTAAATAACCTCCTAGAAGCCATCCTCATCCGCAGCACCCTGATGCAATTTCTCGCCACTCGCCACGAACTAATAGATTGGCTAGAACGCTGCTGGAATACCCAAAACTCCTAAACTACCCCTCTGCGTGATATACCCCCAGATTTATCTATGGGTCAATCCAAAATCTAAAATCTAAAATCTAAAATTGTATGACCACCTGTAACAGTGAGAGAAAATTTCTCAATTTCTTACATCAAGAACTCGAACTGACAAATGCAGATATTGCTATAGCCCAACGACATCGCAAATTTGATAATGGACCCTTACCCATGCTCCTCTGGCAATATGGACTGGTTAACTTAGAGCAACTAGAGCAGATTCTTGATTGGCTAGATGACCATCACTAACAGATTTTCCGTTGAACTTCCAGTGTATTAGCTTCCCCAGATGACATAAATAAATGACGTGTCATTCTCTGAGCAAACCACTATGTTTGTTAACTTCCTTGCCATATTTGCTATATTGCTGTATTAAAGATTTGCTAATAGTTACCTGAATGACTCGCTATTATAAAATACTTGATTTAGCAATAGTAAAAATAATTCTAAAATATACCGTTATTTGGTTCTCTGCCATACAGATATGATGAAGGAATTTAGCTATGATTTAATAATCATGAAGATGAACTATTAAATCTGAGAGTTTATAGCATTTACCATTCATCCTATAGCTACGCCACGCTAGCTATCAGCATTTGTATTAGGCATTTACCATTACAGAATTTGCAGGTAAATAAGCTCCCAAAGCAGAAAGCATATTAAGAATAATTCCTAAAAGGGATGTGTGA comes from the Nodularia sp. NIES-3585 genome and includes:
- a CDS encoding NAD(P)-dependent alcohol dehydrogenase; translated protein: MKAVVIRRHGSAEVLQYEDVAQPQIKPNQLLVKVHASSVNPIDWKIRQGMLSLLTGNQFPLILGFDIAGEVVAVGSQVTGFQPGDAVYGSTNFPGGAYAEFAAVPENLIASKPKNLTYEEAATVPLAALTALQALRDQGNIKSGQAVLINGAAGGVGMFAVQIAKALGTEVTGVCSTKNLEFVKSLGADRVIDYTQEDFTENSRQYDIIFDAVGKRSLSNCKRVLKPNGIYISTLPTPEVLIQSVLTAFLPGQKAKFVIERPNTQDLVYLKELIEAGKMRTVIDRTFALAEIAAAHSYSESERTVGKIAIVVLQD
- a CDS encoding serine/threonine-protein kinase, coding for MFNSGQILQERYQLQKQLGHTMAGRQTWLAEDLDSTNHELVILKLLVFSNELNWDDVKLFEREAQVLQNLNHERIPRYRDYFLVDQQPASGLSWWGLVQDYIPGYTLQELLAKGTKFSESELKQIAKEILQILIYLHQLNPAVLHRDIKPSNLIQGEDKQIYLVDFGAVQDRMAVTGLTFTVVGTVGYTPMEQFWGRAVPASDLYGLGATLIHLLTGVAPGELPQNNLRIQFAGHTSVSANFVSWIEKLTEPALEQRFATANEALELLFQKMQSSYSQSFFSKNNPVIHLVRPFLVVTKKSTEELEIYRYKEPVQYKKLLILIPIFLFFIGGWELLGITGFIILFWSILRWKILDDSTNKEIDVLIKKLLNRDRNVNSINKNHYGGYIHFDAKAKYFVFKNCWFGKFESTSDLITNIRSIYVCQQNENSSNQFSTGANNWQVVIRTYRHRIRLNWRLNEEECGWLVNEIQTWLNQS
- a CDS encoding NACHT domain-containing protein, with the translated sequence MIIDWLAVWGVTQAVGFIFKPIFEDLAKDIAKDWAKDYLKSIPQRFLDKLKKEDIEIAAGKALKEFLELMQQELEDADLEEAELKKYIQPLKKFIHNPVIKEILGSPFGIDCQSLEFKVLANTWYQMNLPTLPDNFKWETLSKRYLKKVKAIIRESDKLRPILDSQHLEAAKDSLQEIAGIRTDFDLERYQEGIRECYGNLKLDSLDTSGYAYNELKLWRMFIAQNVRETDKFLPQIHELPKEHYRRLHKSNEIEAELQAEELERHKRVYLEQPILSVLDIIHKKQNYKYIVILGDPGSGKSTLLQFLALNWAETPLNNVISPPIPLLIELRTYMRQREDKECKNFLEFFHKCSGAVHHLNQHQLNEQLNSGNALVMFDGLDEVFDPGKREDVITDIHRFTNQYPNVQVIVTSRIIGYKPQKLRDAEFRHFILQDLEPKQIQDFIHRWHELTFSDEADKVRKRERLQRGIETSKSIAELAGNPLLLTMMAILNRNQELPRDRAELYNQASRVLLHQWDVERALVEDKRLDPKTIDYKDKQAMLRQVAHYMQTSGKDLSGNSISAENLEGILTTYLKTIEFDKPRDAARVMINQLRTRNFMLCFLGADYYAFVHRTFLEFFCASEFVKRFEKRGTTNGISIEALKDDVFGKHWQDETWHEVLLLIAGMIEAEFVGEILDYLMNEDGEQEKFINLFLAAKCLTEVRNRSVIATTAKQLLDKIKALTKYDLWYYYHPSQDYKKIRLVQEIRTQAVAAIATTWDDDPQTKTFLQQRATDDDSEFVRYAAIQALASNYKEDTQTKTFLQQRATDD
- a CDS encoding type II toxin-antitoxin system HicB family antitoxin, giving the protein MKYTIIIQWSEEDQCYVVWLPEFTNVMQPCTHGDTYEEACKNAQEVLEMLIETALENGESLPEPKTLEQSSQVA
- a CDS encoding HIT domain-containing protein, whose translation is MKQQKNLFSHLTAIERTYLSFPAQFLLNQNLLQGKILDFGCGFGNDVKILSQKGLDITGYDPHYFDQYPQGKFDTIVCFYVLNVLFPEEQANILMEVSHLLKPGGKAYYAVRRDIKREGFREHYVHKKPTYQCLAKLPFHSLYADEMREVYEYVHYNQQRNSTNYCIFCNPHKHLRLLTESATAYAMLDGYPISKGHTLVIPKRHVSNYFDLPFKEQSACWFMVNKVQEMLKTEFAPDGFNVGMNINREGGQNVMHTSIHIIPRYKGDAVGKSGIRKVIPKSK
- the cysE gene encoding serine O-acetyltransferase; translated protein: MQQSLNSTKNRQAAIKPRSTNTSVLKNLFSGTFLEPLLSDFKIIFERDPAARNWLEVVFCYPGLHALCLHRLAHWLHCRGVGFIPRLISHLARFLTGIEIHPGAEIGKGVFIDHGMGVVIGETAIVGNYTLIYQGVTLGGTGKESGKRHPTVGNNVVVGAGAKVLGNIQISDRVRIGAGSIVLRDVPPDATVVGIPGRIISPKQKVNLHPLEHGKLPDDQATVISSLLSRIEKLEQQLQTPNIQPQDKELLTKNH
- a CDS encoding Asr1405/Asl0597 family protein; translation: MFPPNNSDPPGYQVLQIPLCDRWRICQRLQELKIPCCCHSDGSLRVKVNNLLEAILIRSTLMQFLATRHELIDWLERCWNTQNS
- a CDS encoding DUF2949 domain-containing protein translates to MTTCNSERKFLNFLHQELELTNADIAIAQRHRKFDNGPLPMLLWQYGLVNLEQLEQILDWLDDHH